The following coding sequences are from one Musa acuminata AAA Group cultivar baxijiao chromosome BXJ1-6, Cavendish_Baxijiao_AAA, whole genome shotgun sequence window:
- the LOC135677568 gene encoding CBL-interacting serine/threonine-protein kinase 14-like — protein MAWPRPARVIFGKYEMGSLLGEGASAMVFRARHITSGHTVAIKVFRKPWRRPGSSAPVDFFIREIFALRRLRHRHIICLHEVLASRSKVYLVLEFARGGDLSFRLNSRGHFSEELCRRIFRQLLSAVAYCHSRGVFHRDLKPDNLLLDDTGNLMVSDFGLAALGRSSSEGGNGDHLLSSQRGTRGFKAPEILSRQDYDGAKVDIWSCGVILYQLNAGYHPFKDHDNPMSLYREIHHQGHRSFPLRTPPALRRLIARLLDPNPATRISIDDILRDSWFAKDFDADQWAAMTRPRRNNPGAGQHDRRLGGELTAFDMIVSSPGLDLSGLFLDTASRERFASVEPVDNIIDRVEQVGKADGLSVVREEWERRSGAVVEGQNGDFMLKVEVYRLTGDTSVVEV, from the coding sequence ATGGCGTGGCCACGGCCGGCGAGGGTCATCTTCGGCAAGTACGAGATGGGCAGCCTTCTCGGTGAAGGCGCCTCAGCCATGGTCTTCCGCGCCCGCCACATCACCTCCGGCCACACCGTGGCCATCAAGGTGTTCCGGAAGCCCTGGCGCCGCCCCGGCTCGTCCGCCCCCGTCGATTTCTTCATCCGCGAGATCTTTGCTCTTCGACGCCTCCGCCACCGCCACATCATCTGCCTCCACGAGGTCCTCGCCTCCCGGTCCAAGGTGTACCTCGTCCTCGAGTTCGCGCGGGGCGGGGATCTCTCCTTCCGCTTGAACTCCCGCGGCCACTTTTCGGAGGAGCTCTGCCGCCGGATCTTTCGTCAGCTCCTTTCGGCCGTCGCCTACTGCCACTCTCGCGGCGTCTTTCACCGGGACCTCAAGCCCGATAACCTCCTTCTCGACGACACCGGCAACCTCATGGTCTCCGACTTCGGGTTGGCCGCCCTTGGCCGCTCTTCTTCAGAAGGCGGTAACGGTGACCACCTCCTCAGCAGCCAACGCGGGACGCGAGGATTCAAGGCGCCGGAGATCCTATCAAGGCAGGATTACGACGGGGCGAAGGTGGACATTTGGTCGTGCGGGGTGATCCTCTACCAGCTCAACGCCGGCTACCACCCCTTCAAGGACCACGACAACCCCATGTCGCTCTACCGCGAGATCCACCACCAAGGCCACCGCAGCTTCCCCCTCCGGACGCCACCCGCTCTCCGCCGCCTCATCGCCCGACTCCTCGACCCCAACCCCGCCACCCGCatctccattgatgacatcctccGCGACTCCTGGTTCGCCAAGGACTTTGACGCCGACCAGTGGGCGGCCATGACGCGGCCCCGCCGCAACAACCCCGGCGCCGGGCAGCACGACCGCCGGCTTGGCGGTGAGCTCACCGCCTTCGACATGATCGTCTCCTCCCCGGGGCTCGACCTCTCGGGCCTCTTCCTGGATACGGCGTCGCGAGAGCGATTCGCATCGGTCGAGCCGGTGGACAATATCATAGACCGGGTCGAGCAGGTGGGGAAGGCAGACGGCTTGTCAGTGGTGAGGGAGGAGTGGGAGAGGCGGTCGGGCGCGGTGGTCGAGGGGCAAAACGGAGATTTCATGCTGAAGGTGGAGGTTTACCGGTTAACCGGCGACACCTCGGTGGTGGAGGTGTAG
- the LOC103989679 gene encoding uncharacterized protein LOC103989679: protein MLKCSSFGNVELLLYKLRMISSSSELPKPCLQIKQDGKVYSRLLSTESSMANSSFRVYYGVASGAVPFLWESQPGTPKHTISVADLPPLTPPPSYYYCNITGSKNSRRSAKSGLLQTILPRLGLGKPHRSPSSPSMSFSSSSSLSLANSVSSGHRRRPLSPRSSFSWTGDGDEESTDGSRAPTLCFGARHRAASPRCS from the exons ATGTTGAAATGTTCATCCTTTGGCAACGTAGAACTGCTCCTTTATAAG cTGAGGATGATCTCGAGTAGCTCAGAGCTTCCAAAACCATGCCTCCAGATCAAGCAAGATGGCAAGGTCTACTCCAGGCTGCTGTCCACGGAGAGCTCCATGGCCAATTCTTCCTTTAGAGTCTACTACGGGGTGGCTTCAGGAGCTGTGCCATTCTTGTGGGAGTCTCAGCCTGGAACGCCCAAGCACACCATATCGGTGGCCGACCTGCCTCCTCTCACTCCTCCACCCTCCTACTACTACTGCAACATCACGGGGAGCAAGAACTCCAGGAGATCCGCCAAGTCCGGTCTCCTCCAGACCATACTCCCCAGGCTGGGCTTGGGGAAGCCCCACAGGTCGCCGTCCTCCCCGTCCATGTCGTTCTCGTCATCTTCCTCGTTGTCCCTGGCCAATTCTGTCAGCTCCGGTCATCGCAGAAGACCCTTGAGCCCAAGGTCGTCCTTCTCATGGACGGGCGACGGCGATGAGGAGTCCACTGACGGGTCCCGAGCACCAACACTCTGCTTCGGGGCGAGGCACAGGGCGGCCTCTCCGCGGTGCTCATGA